Part of the Geobacter pickeringii genome, ACGCTTTGATAATCAAGAGCATCTCTCCATGAAGCCCGGCGTACTACAAAAAAAAACGGGGTGCTGCACTGCAGCACCCCGCCATTACGTCACAACTCAAATAGACTGAATTAATCGACCGGCACTTAGTGCCCTCCACCGGCCAGGAAGGCGAGAGGTGGTCCCCGAAAATCGGACAGTGTGTTAAGGTGGACAGCCTTACCCTGTTGAAGGAGGATCACCCATGAAGAGCCGTCGTCGTTTTTCCGCCGAGTTCAAGGCCAAGGTTGCCCTGGAAGCGATCCGGGGCGAGCAGACCCTGAGCGATCTGGCCGCCCGCTATGAAGTGCATCCCAATATGATCACCAACTGGAAACGGCAGGCCATCGAGAACATGGCAGCGGTGTTTTCCGGAGCCGCCGAGCACAGCAATAAGGCGAATGACGATCAGATCAAGGACCTGCACGCCAAGATCGGACAACTCACCGTGGAGCGGGATTTTTTGGCCAAAGCCTTCGGTCGCTGTCGCTGAGTACAACCCGAAGGAAGGCCCTGGTCGAACCCGACCATGACCGACTCAGTATTGCCCGGCAGTGTGAACTGCTCTCGATCAAACGATCGGCCTACTATTACCAGCCAGTGGGCGAAAGCCCACAGAACCTGGAACTGATGCGCCTGATCGACGAGCAGCATCTCGAAACACCGTGGTATGGCACCCGACAGATGACCCGGCACTTGCGCCGGGAGGGTCATGCCGTCAATCGCAAGCGCATCGGTCGGCTGATGCAGTTGATGGGACTATCGGCTATCTACCAGAAGCCGAACACGTCGAAGCCGCATCCGCAGCACAGGGTCTATCCTTACCTGCTGCGTGGCGTGACCATCGACCGGCCAAACCAGGTCTGGTGCGCCGATATCAGCTATATTCCGCTGAGGCGAGGTTTCCTCTACCTGGCGGCGATCATGGATTGGGCCAGTCGCAAGGTCCTGTCATGGCGGCTTTCCAACACCATGGACGCCGATTTCTGCGTTGCCGCGCTCGAAGACGCCCTGGCTCGCTTCGGCAAACCCGAGATCTTCAACACCGACCAAGGGAGCCAGTTCACCAGCGATGCGTTCACCAAGGTCCTCAAGGACGCTGAGATCCGCATTTCGATGGACGGCAAGGGGCGCTGGCGGGACAACGTCATGATCGAGCGGCTATGGCGTTCTCTGAAATACGAGTGCATCTACCTGCACGCCTTCGAGACCGGCAGCGAGGTTCGTCAAGGTTTGAGCCGCTGGATCAATTTCTACAACATGCGCCGCCCGCACTCGAAACTAGACGACCGGACGCCGCATGAGGCATATTGGCAAAAACCCCGGCCTGGCTACGCCGGCCGTATTCTCTCACTGGCGGCATGACTACAACCGGCAATCCACCTTATTCCCGCCGCCAACCTGTCCTACAAACTGGGACCACCTCTGCGTAGAGCATCAGAACAACGAGCGTGAGACCGGTGATTACCGCAAAGAAGCCGAATGACTTTACGAAGAAGTCATAGGCAATGCCGCTTGTCTTCTTGGCAGCAAACTGCTCGGTGATGCCGAGTTCTTCGTATCGCTTCCACTGATCGCCGCGCTCCTCGAGGAATTCATGCTTCGGCAGCTGACCATTGAAGATTACGAAATCCATGGGGAACTTCTCAGGACGTCCATGGGTGTTGAAGAAGTGGACGGTGAAGATGAACCCGGTGGCGAGAAGTGCCTCGTCAGAATGGATGATCGTCGCAACGTTGAACATCCAGCCGGGGAGGAAGCTGCCGAAGAACTCGGGGAACCAGAGCATGAGCCCCGACCCGCCAATGGCAAACATACCCCAGAAGACCGCGATGAAGTCGAATTTCTCCCAATAGGTCCACCGCTCGAAGGTCGGTTTCGGCCCCCGGAAGATGAACCAGCGTACCATACCGACCACATCCTTGATATCGCGGAAATTGGGCATGAGCGAATCGGGACCGAAGAGTCGCTGAAGCACATTGCCAGGGAGATCTTTCCGGACGAAGAGGAAGTGGAACGACAGGATGAGCGACCCCGAGAAGTAGATGAAGGTGATTCCGGCGCCAATGCGGTGGACGAGGCCGGCATTACCGGAATTGCCGAAGATGTTATCCATCATGAACTTGGCCCAGTGCTGGTCGCTGAATTTCAGAGGAAGCCCTGAAAGCGACAGCAGTAGGAAGCTGACGATGACCAGAAGGTGAAGGAAAATATGCCGCCTCTTGAAGCGACGGTATACCTTGTGCCCATCTACAACATGGTGCTCAGCATGCCCCATGATCAGCGCCTGCTGTTTCTCGCGATTTTCGACAAAGCCACGGAACATCCAGAGCAGGGTGTGAATCCAGAACACCCCGAAGGTGCCGATGAGGAGACCCGTCATGGCAATGAAGGTGTAGTAAAGAATGGGGAACTTCTCCCGATCGCTGTGCTCGCCATGGGCATAATATTTGGTGAAGAGCGGGGTCGCCTTTGGATGGCACTTGGCGCAGGTTGCGGTGAGGTTCTGCGGATTCACGCTTGAATTGGGGTCCTTGGCCGGGAGCACCGCGTGGGCGGTGTGACAGTCGGCACAGCCAGCAACTCGCTCGGGGAAGCCGAGGCGATAGTTTTTGCCATGGTAACTTTCCATGTAGGTCTTGACGGCGACGGTGAAGACATTGTTGCGCTTCATCATCTTCTCGTCAGCGTGACACTTCATGCAGACCTTGGTATGGAATTCGCGGTTCTCCCGTGACTTGGGATCGCCAAGGGGCTTGATGGCGTGAAGATTGTGACAGTCGTTACACGCGGCAGAATCCATGTTGCCAGAAGCGACCGCTTTACCGTGGATGGAGTTGCGATAACCCGCCTCCTTGTCGTGGCACTGGATACACTTGGCCACAACCTTCCGCTTGTCCTTGTTCCAGTAAGTGTGGGTATGAATATCCGTGTGACAGTCGGCACACATCACATCCTTCTGGGCGTGGACGCTGGCATAGTGCTCGGCATTCTCCTTCTTGTGACAGCGCTCGCACCGTACTTTGGCGATCTTTGTCTCGCCCTTCATATGCCTGGTGAGATCGGTGATCTCCACGTGGCAGCTGGTACAGGCGTTCTTGCCATGGACCGATGCGGCGAAGGCCGCGGCCGAAATCTTATTGCTGTGACAACCGAGACACGTGGCCGGATCAATGGCCATGCCGCTTTCGGCTGCAGCGGGCCCGGCGAGCGCCACGAGCAGCAAGAGTGCAGGGAACAACCGATAAAACATCGACAACATGAATGCTCCTCCTCGTTTAGATTTGCCCCAAGAAATAAAACACAGTATTTAATTACAAGCTTAAAACTTGCGGCACTATAAAAACAAGCTCGACACTAAATAGAAAAACCAAATACACCCAAGCATTTTCAACCAACTACAACACAAGCCGTAATCAGTTATTCACAAAACACGATTTTATATTATAAGCAAAACTCAATGAAAGGGGGTCAATCCCCGCGATAGTAATACCGGCAACCACAAAAAGCAACAGGAAATGTATGAAATTTCTATACATATCCGGGAATCTACGACTGAGTCGGTGCGGTTCTTTACGGGATGAAGACAACGATCCCTTCTGCGAGGGCAAATTCCAGAAACGACGCGGCTTCAGATTCAGGAATTCGCAAACGGCGGGCGCATTCCAGCGGAGAGGTCACACCATCGAGGGAGGAAAGGAACTGGAAGTGGGGTTCAAGCAGCGATTCGGTAAAGACTTCACCCCCCCGGGGATAAATGGCTGCCCAGGAACCGGCGGGAGAAAAGCATGCGGCAAATTCCCCAAGATCGAACTCTCCGGCCTCCAGAAGATCGAGGATTTCATAGGAAAAGCGGACCAGCCGTGCCGCCGGACTGACCAGGCAGGGACGGGAGAGCAGATCGTCTCTGGAAAGTGCGCGATCGGAGGGAATTTCAGGGGGGGGCGCGAGAAGCGCTGCGGCGAAGTGGTAATGGAAGTCGACGAGATCGAGCGCCAGCGACAGAAGCTTCTTTTTTCCCCTCTTGGCGAAAAGAGAGCCCAGATAGGCGCGTTGCAGGGACCAGATTTCGCGGTCCGTCACATCCTGCTCGCCAGGTCTGCCTGACGGGGAGTCGGCCAGCCACCTTCCGAAACCTCCGAGCAGAGCGGTCGGCGAGAGACCAAGGGCGCCGGTTATCGAATTGAACCACGCCACCGCCTTGCCGCGACTGTAGAAGATATCCGTTGCGGTGGCAAGGCGCGCTGCCTCGGCCATGGCGGAAGGAGGAAAGGTCGGCGATTCGAGGAGGGTGTATGGCGGGGTCGCCTGGTGGAGGAGCCCCGCCGTCTCGGCCCGCTGCGCCAGGGGAGTGCCCGGCAGCACCGCGAGGGGGAAGATGTCCAGATGGTTGGGATAGAGCGAGAGAGCGAAATCGAGGGATCTCTTGAACCCTTCGAACGAATCGCCGGGCAGCCCGTAGATAAGGTCGAAGCCGAAGATGGCGCCGCTTTCGTTGAGCAGTGCCACGCGCTCCGCAAAGTCCTGCGGGTCAAAGCTCCGCCGGACCTTCCTGAGTACGGCGGAGTCGGCGCTCTGGAGGCCGATCTGCAGCGAACAGGTTATGGAGGCAAACAGCCGTGCCATCTCGCGGTCGATGAACTCGCTCCGGACCTCGAAATGGAAGTGGATGTGGGGGGCGCGGGCACGGATCATCCGCAGGACGGTCTTCGCCGTCTTTCGGTCGACGTTGAAGGTCGAATCAAGGACAAAGACCTGCGGTATGCCGCTCTGAACGATGAAGTCTAGTTCCCTGTCGATCCGCTCCATCGAAAAACGTCGTACCCCCCGCTCCCCCTTATAGTCGAAACAGTATTCACAGCCGAAGTCGCACCCGCGCGAAAACTGCCAGAGAAGGCCGGAGTAACGCCGGACATCGAGGGCACCGGCAAGAAACGGTGATGGAATTGTGTCAAGGAGGGGTATCTGCCGTGGTGGGGTGAGAACGACTGCATCATCAGTGCGAAACGCCGTCCCGGCAACGCCCCTCGGCATCGCGCCGCCGTACAGCTGTGCCATGGTCTCCAGAAAGGGGATCTCCCCCTCACCGAGGATGAGAAAGTCGAAGGGCGATCCCCCGAGGAGCCTCTCGGGATCAGCGGTCGCTTCGGGGCCGCCGGCGAAGAGCACCAGATCCGGCCGGGCTTCGCGGAGGAGCGAGGCAGCCCGGAGCGCCGCATCGCGGTTCCAGAGATAGATCGAGAAGCCGACGACATCGGGTAAGTGGCTGGCGATGTCGCGCGCCACCTTCTCGGCAGCATCGCCGGCGAAAAAATCGCACAACTCGACGGCAACGGCTGCGGCCAGCTCGTCGTCGGTGCCGAGATACGCCTTCAGAAAAGCGTTGGCAAGGGGGACCGCCTGGGGTGACGGCGCGGCATGGATGGCGGCGAGAACAACCTTCACGTGGATCTACTCCGATTCGGCCTGCAGCTACTTGCGAAGGCGCGCCTTGATCTTAGGGGTGCCGGCCTCGATGACGATCCGAAACTCTACCGGGGCATCGCCGTAACGGGCCGCGATGGCCGGACGCTGCCTCTCGATGGCGGCGAAGACCATCTCCCGGCTGATGGTGTCGGTCGAGAGGCCGCACGCCCGGCGCGCCTCCACGAACTGACGGTAAAGCTCATCGGTTTCGCCGCCGGCCGCCGGAGAGCGGGGTTTCGCAGCGGCAGCAGGACGGGCGCCTCCGTCGGGACGCTGATGCATCGCCATCCGGAAGCGGTCGCGGGAGTACTTCCCCTCCTCCATGAGCCGTAGAATCCGGTTCCAGTACTGACGGTAACTGTTGAGGCGAGAGACGAGGGAGTTGTATTTGAAGCTCAGCATGGTGTTGACGATTTTGACGGTGGCGTACTTGCGCGCCAGCCGTTCCACCGTCTCCAGAAGGCGCACGGGTTCACGCTTCTCGAGGCCGAGGAAGTACTGCTCGTACTTGATGATCAGCTCGTTGAGTCCCTGCTCGAACTGAACGATGTCCTCCGGAATTCCCATGGGCTCTCCCACGCCAAGACTACCGCAGAACCGGGGGTGGTGTAAAGGCGAAAGGGGGGAGTCGAACCCCCTCCTAATCCCTTGACTTGCCGTTCTGCCATCGTTTAGAGTAAATCTTTTCAATCCATACGGTTACATTATGAGGAGGTACCGTTCCATGGCTGATCTCGCCGCCATCATCCTTGCCGCCGGCAAGGGGACGAGAATGAAGTCGGATCTGGTTAAGGTGATGCACCCGCTGGCCGGGGCACCGATGGTGGCCTGGCCCGTGGCAACGGCCCGGCAGGCGGGGGCAGCGCGCATCGTCACGGTAATCGGACACCAGGCGGAAAGCATCCGCGGGCATTTTGCCGGCGAGTCCGACATCGTCTTCGCCCTCCAGGAAGAGCAACTCGGCACCGGCCATGCGGTGGCATGCGCGGCAGAGCTTCTCGCCGGCTTCACCGGAGCGGTGCTGATCCTTTGCGGCGACGTCCCACTCATCCGCCCCGAAACCCTCCGCGCCATGACGGAGACCCATGCCGCAACCAATGCGGCCCTCACGGTGCTCACCACCCACCTGGAGAACCCCTTCGGTTACGGCCGCATCATCCGCGGCTTCGACGGCCGGGTCAGCCGGATCGTCGAAGAGAAGGACGCCACCGCCGAAGAACGCTCCCACACCGAGGTAAATGCCGGCATTTACTGCGCCGAGGCATCGTTTCTCTTCGACGCGGTCTCCCGGCTCGGCAACGACAATGCCCAGGGCGAATACTACCTCACCGACATCGTCATCCGGGCCGCCGAACACGGGTTGCGCTGCAGCGCCCACGCGGTTGCCGATCCCGCCGAGGTAATGGGGGTCAACGACCGGATCCAGCTTGCCGAGGCAGGCCGGCACATCCGCCGGCGCATTGCCGAGGCTCTCATGCTCGACGGCGTCACCATCGTCGATCCGTCGGCAACCTACATCGACCGGGGGATCGTGGCGGGGCGGGACACGACGGTACACCCCGGCGTCCACCTGGCGGGGGAGACCCGCCTCGGCACCGGCTGCACCATCGAGACGGGGGCGGTCATCAAGGGGAGCACCCTCGGCGACGGCTGCGTCGTGGAGCCAGGGGCAGTCATCCGCAACTGCCGCATCGGAAACGACGTGGTGATCAAGGCCGGGACGGTGATGGAAGACGCCGTGATCCACGAGCACGCCGCCATCGGCCCCATGGCCCATCTGCGGCCGGGGACCGAACTCGGCCCCCAGGTCAAGATCGGCAACTTCGTAGAGACGAAGAAGATCACCATGGGGGAGGGGTCCAAGGCATCCCACCTCACCTATCTGGGAGATGCCGCCATCGGGAAGAACGTCAACGTGGGATGCGGCACCATCACCTGCAACTACGACGGGGTCCGCAAGCACCGCACCGTCATCGGGGACGACGTCTTCGTCGGCAGCGACGTCCAGTTCGTGGCGCCGGTGACCATCGGGCGCAACTCCCTCATCGCCGCCGGCACCACCGTCACCCAGGATGTCCCCCCCGACTCCCTCGCCATCGCCCGGGCCCCCCAGGTGAACAAGGAAGGGTGGAAACTTAAAAAGCGTGAGGGGTAAGGCGCCGGGAGCGAGGAGGGAAAGCCGTTTCACCCCCGCTCCCCACCCATCCCACTCACTGGAGGCAATATGTGCGGTATCGTAGGCTACATCGGCGCCCAAGAGGCAACCCCCATCATTCTCGACGGCCTCAAGCGTCTTGAGTACCGGGGGTACGACTCGGCGGGCATCTGCACCATCCAGGACAACATGGCCGACAAGCGGCGGAGCGAGGGAAAGCTCTTCAACCTCGAAAAGCTCCTCCGGGACACCCCCCTCGCGGGGCACATCGGCATCGGCCATACCCGCTGGGCAACCCACGGCCGCCCGTCGGAGCGCAATGCCCACCCTCACCAGGCCGGTTCCATCATCGTCGTCCACAACGGCATCATCGAGAACTACCTTGAGCTGAAGGAGCGGCTGGCGGCCACGGGGCGGGAATTCAAGAGCGACACCGACACCGAGGTGATTTCGCACCTCATAGATGAAAAGCTCTCCGGCGGGGCCGACTTCGAGCAGGCGGTCCGGAGCGCTCTCGCCGAGGTACGGGGTGCCTACGCCCTCTGCATCCTCTGCGAGCGGGAACCCGACGTGCTCATCGCCGCCAAACAGGGGTCCCCCATGGTGATCGGGCTGGGCGAGGGGGAGTTTTTCGTCGCCTCCGACATCCCG contains:
- a CDS encoding IS3 family transposase (programmed frameshift), with translation MKSRRRFSAEFKAKVALEAIRGEQTLSDLAARYEVHPNMITNWKRQAIENMAAVFSGAAEHSNKANDDQIKDLHAKIGQLTVERDFLGQSLRSLSLSTTRRKALVEPDHDRLSIARQCELLSIKRSAYYYQPVGESPQNLELMRLIDEQHLETPWYGTRQMTRHLRREGHAVNRKRIGRLMQLMGLSAIYQKPNTSKPHPQHRVYPYLLRGVTIDRPNQVWCADISYIPLRRGFLYLAAIMDWASRKVLSWRLSNTMDADFCVAALEDALARFGKPEIFNTDQGSQFTSDAFTKVLKDAEIRISMDGKGRWRDNVMIERLWRSLKYECIYLHAFETGSEVRQGLSRWINFYNMRRPHSKLDDRTPHEAYWQKPRPGYAGRILSLAA
- a CDS encoding cytochrome c3 family protein → MLSMFYRLFPALLLLVALAGPAAAESGMAIDPATCLGCHSNKISAAAFAASVHGKNACTSCHVEITDLTRHMKGETKIAKVRCERCHKKENAEHYASVHAQKDVMCADCHTDIHTHTYWNKDKRKVVAKCIQCHDKEAGYRNSIHGKAVASGNMDSAACNDCHNLHAIKPLGDPKSRENREFHTKVCMKCHADEKMMKRNNVFTVAVKTYMESYHGKNYRLGFPERVAGCADCHTAHAVLPAKDPNSSVNPQNLTATCAKCHPKATPLFTKYYAHGEHSDREKFPILYYTFIAMTGLLIGTFGVFWIHTLLWMFRGFVENREKQQALIMGHAEHHVVDGHKVYRRFKRRHIFLHLLVIVSFLLLSLSGLPLKFSDQHWAKFMMDNIFGNSGNAGLVHRIGAGITFIYFSGSLILSFHFLFVRKDLPGNVLQRLFGPDSLMPNFRDIKDVVGMVRWFIFRGPKPTFERWTYWEKFDFIAVFWGMFAIGGSGLMLWFPEFFGSFLPGWMFNVATIIHSDEALLATGFIFTVHFFNTHGRPEKFPMDFVIFNGQLPKHEFLEERGDQWKRYEELGITEQFAAKKTSGIAYDFFVKSFGFFAVITGLTLVVLMLYAEVVPVCRTGWRRE
- a CDS encoding B12-binding domain-containing radical SAM protein, which translates into the protein MKVVLAAIHAAPSPQAVPLANAFLKAYLGTDDELAAAVAVELCDFFAGDAAEKVARDIASHLPDVVGFSIYLWNRDAALRAASLLREARPDLVLFAGGPEATADPERLLGGSPFDFLILGEGEIPFLETMAQLYGGAMPRGVAGTAFRTDDAVVLTPPRQIPLLDTIPSPFLAGALDVRRYSGLLWQFSRGCDFGCEYCFDYKGERGVRRFSMERIDRELDFIVQSGIPQVFVLDSTFNVDRKTAKTVLRMIRARAPHIHFHFEVRSEFIDREMARLFASITCSLQIGLQSADSAVLRKVRRSFDPQDFAERVALLNESGAIFGFDLIYGLPGDSFEGFKRSLDFALSLYPNHLDIFPLAVLPGTPLAQRAETAGLLHQATPPYTLLESPTFPPSAMAEAARLATATDIFYSRGKAVAWFNSITGALGLSPTALLGGFGRWLADSPSGRPGEQDVTDREIWSLQRAYLGSLFAKRGKKKLLSLALDLVDFHYHFAAALLAPPPEIPSDRALSRDDLLSRPCLVSPAARLVRFSYEILDLLEAGEFDLGEFAACFSPAGSWAAIYPRGGEVFTESLLEPHFQFLSSLDGVTSPLECARRLRIPESEAASFLEFALAEGIVVFIP
- a CDS encoding MXAN_5187 C-terminal domain-containing protein, with the translated sequence MGIPEDIVQFEQGLNELIIKYEQYFLGLEKREPVRLLETVERLARKYATVKIVNTMLSFKYNSLVSRLNSYRQYWNRILRLMEEGKYSRDRFRMAMHQRPDGGARPAAAAKPRSPAAGGETDELYRQFVEARRACGLSTDTISREMVFAAIERQRPAIAARYGDAPVEFRIVIEAGTPKIKARLRK
- the glmU gene encoding bifunctional UDP-N-acetylglucosamine diphosphorylase/glucosamine-1-phosphate N-acetyltransferase GlmU — translated: MADLAAIILAAGKGTRMKSDLVKVMHPLAGAPMVAWPVATARQAGAARIVTVIGHQAESIRGHFAGESDIVFALQEEQLGTGHAVACAAELLAGFTGAVLILCGDVPLIRPETLRAMTETHAATNAALTVLTTHLENPFGYGRIIRGFDGRVSRIVEEKDATAEERSHTEVNAGIYCAEASFLFDAVSRLGNDNAQGEYYLTDIVIRAAEHGLRCSAHAVADPAEVMGVNDRIQLAEAGRHIRRRIAEALMLDGVTIVDPSATYIDRGIVAGRDTTVHPGVHLAGETRLGTGCTIETGAVIKGSTLGDGCVVEPGAVIRNCRIGNDVVIKAGTVMEDAVIHEHAAIGPMAHLRPGTELGPQVKIGNFVETKKITMGEGSKASHLTYLGDAAIGKNVNVGCGTITCNYDGVRKHRTVIGDDVFVGSDVQFVAPVTIGRNSLIAAGTTVTQDVPPDSLAIARAPQVNKEGWKLKKREG